In the genome of Streptococcus oralis, one region contains:
- a CDS encoding ABC transporter ATP-binding protein has protein sequence MKTVRFFWNYFKVYKLSFAIVILMVAVATIAQALFPVFSGQAVTELANLVLAYQNGTSELAWQSLSALMLNLALVVLVLVVSSLIYMALMTRVIAESTNEMRKGLFGKLSRLTVSFFDRHQDGDILSRFTSDLDNILQAFNESLVQVMSNIALYIGLIFVMFSRNVTLALITVASTPVAFLMLVFIVKMARKYTNLQQKEVGKLNAYMDESISGQKAVIVQGIQNDIVAGFVERNERVRKATFKGRMFSGILFPVMNGMSLVNTAIVIFAGSAVLLNDPSIETTTALGLIVMFTQFSQQYYQPIIQVAASWGSLQLAFTGADRIQEMFDAEEEIRPQNAPAFTELREGVEISHIDFSYVPDKPILKDVSISAPKGQMIAVVGPTGSGKTTIMNLINRFYDVDAGSICFDGKDIRDYDLDSLRSKVGIVLQDSVLFSGTIRDNIRFGVPDASQEMVEAAAKATHIHDYIESLPDKYDTLIDDEQNIFSTGQKQLISIARTLMTDPQVLILDEATSNVDTVTESKIQHAMEAVVAGRTSFVIAHRLKTILNADQIIVLKDGEVIERGNHHELLKLGGFYSELYHNQFVFE, from the coding sequence ATGAAAACCGTTCGATTTTTCTGGAATTATTTTAAAGTTTACAAGCTCTCCTTTGCCATTGTGATTCTGATGGTTGCAGTTGCGACGATTGCCCAAGCCCTCTTTCCTGTTTTTTCAGGTCAAGCAGTGACGGAGCTCGCTAATCTGGTTCTAGCTTATCAAAATGGGACTTCCGAACTAGCCTGGCAAAGTTTGTCAGCTCTGATGCTGAATCTAGCCCTGGTTGTGCTGGTTTTGGTAGTGTCCAGTTTGATTTATATGGCCTTGATGACTCGTGTGATTGCCGAGTCGACAAATGAGATGCGTAAGGGCCTCTTTGGCAAACTTTCACGTTTGACGGTTTCTTTCTTTGACCGCCACCAGGATGGTGACATCCTCTCTCGCTTCACTAGTGACTTAGACAATATCCTTCAAGCCTTCAATGAAAGTCTAGTTCAGGTTATGAGCAATATTGCTCTTTACATCGGTTTAATTTTTGTCATGTTTTCAAGAAATGTGACACTAGCCCTGATAACAGTAGCCAGCACCCCAGTGGCCTTTCTCATGTTGGTCTTCATTGTGAAAATGGCCCGCAAGTACACCAATCTCCAGCAAAAAGAGGTTGGGAAACTCAACGCCTATATGGATGAAAGTATTTCAGGGCAGAAAGCTGTTATTGTACAAGGAATTCAAAACGACATCGTAGCAGGCTTTGTGGAGCGAAATGAACGCGTGCGCAAGGCAACCTTTAAAGGAAGAATGTTCTCAGGCATCCTCTTTCCAGTTATGAATGGGATGAGTTTGGTCAATACGGCCATCGTTATTTTTGCAGGTTCTGCGGTCTTGCTGAACGATCCAAGTATCGAAACAACGACAGCCCTAGGTTTGATTGTCATGTTTACCCAATTTTCTCAGCAGTACTACCAGCCGATTATCCAGGTGGCTGCGAGTTGGGGGAGCCTCCAGTTGGCCTTTACTGGAGCGGATCGTATCCAAGAAATGTTCGATGCAGAAGAAGAGATTCGCCCGCAAAATGCACCAGCCTTTACGGAATTACGAGAAGGTGTTGAAATCAGTCACATTGATTTCTCTTATGTGCCAGATAAGCCGATTTTAAAAGATGTTAGCATTTCAGCTCCTAAGGGGCAGATGATAGCAGTTGTCGGTCCGACTGGTTCGGGGAAAACAACCATCATGAACCTCATTAATCGTTTCTACGATGTGGATGCAGGCAGCATTTGCTTTGATGGAAAAGACATCCGTGACTACGACTTGGACAGTCTGCGGAGCAAGGTCGGGATTGTCCTGCAGGATTCGGTCTTGTTTAGTGGAACGATTCGGGACAATATCCGCTTCGGTGTGCCAGATGCCAGTCAGGAAATGGTCGAAGCAGCTGCCAAGGCAACTCATATTCATGACTACATCGAAAGCTTGCCTGATAAGTATGATACCCTTATTGATGATGAGCAAAATATCTTCTCAACTGGGCAGAAACAATTGATTTCCATCGCTCGAACCTTGATGACAGATCCTCAAGTCCTAATCTTAGATGAAGCGACTTCCAATGTCGATACTGTAACAGAAAGCAAGATTCAGCATGCCATGGAGGCAGTAGTAGCAGGTCGAACCAGCTTTGTCATTGCCCATCGTCTCAAGACCATCCTCAATGCCGATCAGATTATTGTCCTCAAAGATGGAGAGGTCATTGAACGTGGAAATCATCACGAGTTGCTCAAACTCGGTGGCTTCTACTCAGAACTGTATCACAATCAATTTGTCTTCGAATAA
- a CDS encoding gamma-glutamyl-gamma-aminobutyrate hydrolase family protein encodes MARTVVGVAANLCPVDAEGKNIHSSVSCKFAESIRQVGGLPLVIPVGDESIVRDYVEMIDKLILTGGQNVHPQFYGEKKTIESDDYNLVRDEFELALLKEALRQNKPIMAICRGVQLVNVAFGGTLHQEIEGHWQGLPFGTSHSIETVEGSVVAKLFGKESQVNSVHRQSIKDLAPNFRVTAVDPRDQTIEAIESIDEHRIIGLQWHPEFLVNEEDGNLELFEYLLNEL; translated from the coding sequence ATGGCTAGAACGGTTGTAGGAGTTGCTGCAAACCTATGTCCTGTAGATGCAGAAGGGAAAAACATCCACTCATCTGTATCCTGTAAATTTGCAGAGAGCATTCGTCAAGTCGGCGGTCTCCCTTTAGTGATTCCTGTAGGGGATGAGTCCATTGTGCGCGATTATGTGGAAATGATTGACAAACTCATCTTGACAGGTGGGCAAAATGTCCATCCTCAGTTTTATGGAGAGAAAAAGACTATTGAGAGCGATGATTACAACCTTGTACGCGATGAGTTTGAACTAGCCCTCTTGAAAGAAGCGCTCCGTCAGAATAAACCAATTATGGCAATCTGTCGCGGGGTTCAGCTTGTCAATGTTGCTTTTGGCGGCACTCTTCACCAAGAAATTGAAGGTCACTGGCAAGGTTTGCCTTTTGGAACATCTCATTCTATTGAGACGGTAGAAGGAAGCGTGGTGGCTAAGTTGTTCGGAAAAGAAAGTCAGGTCAATTCAGTCCATCGTCAAAGTATTAAAGATCTGGCGCCTAATTTCCGTGTGACAGCGGTGGATCCTCGAGACCAGACTATCGAAGCGATTGAGTCTATCGACGAGCACCGGATTATCGGTTTGCAGTGGCATCCAGAGTTTCTGGTCAATGAAGAAGACGGCAATTTAGAACTATTTGAGTATTTATTAAATGAATTATAA
- a CDS encoding glucose-6-phosphate isomerase, protein MSHIKFDYSKVLDKFVAPHEVEYMQAQVTAADELIRKGTGAGSDFLGWLDLPENYDREEFDRILKAAEQIKSDSDVLVVIGIGGSYLGAKAAIDFLNHHFANLQTKEERKAPQILYAGNSISSTYLADLVEYVADKDFSVNVISKSGTTTEPAIAFRVFKELLVKKYGQEEANKRIYATTDRQKGAVKVEADANGWETFVVPDDIGGRFSVLTAVGLLPIAASGADIKALMEGANAARKDYTSDKIAENEAYQYAAVRNILYRKGYATEILVNYEPSLQYFSEWWKQLAGESEGKDQKGIYPTSANFSTDLHSLGQFIQEGTRIMFETVVRVDKPRKNVIIPTLEEDLDGLGYLQGKDVDFVNKKATDGVLLAHTDGDVPNMYVTLPEQDAFTLGYTIYFFELAIALSGYLNAINPFDQPGVEAYKRNMFALLGKPGFEELSKELNARL, encoded by the coding sequence ATGTCACATATTAAATTTGATTATTCAAAAGTTTTAGACAAATTTGTTGCCCCACATGAAGTGGAATACATGCAAGCACAAGTAACAGCTGCAGACGAATTGATCCGTAAAGGAACTGGTGCTGGTAGCGACTTTTTGGGTTGGTTGGACCTTCCTGAAAATTATGACCGCGAAGAATTCGACCGCATCTTGAAAGCTGCTGAGCAAATCAAGTCAGATAGCGATGTCCTGGTTGTAATCGGTATCGGTGGATCTTACCTTGGTGCCAAAGCAGCTATCGACTTCTTGAACCACCACTTTGCGAACTTGCAAACAAAAGAAGAACGCAAAGCTCCGCAAATCCTTTACGCTGGAAACTCAATCTCATCTACTTACCTTGCTGACTTGGTAGAGTACGTAGCTGACAAAGACTTCTCAGTAAACGTGATTTCTAAATCAGGTACAACAACAGAACCAGCGATCGCTTTCCGTGTATTCAAAGAACTCTTGGTTAAGAAATACGGTCAAGAAGAAGCTAACAAACGTATCTATGCTACAACTGACCGCCAAAAAGGTGCTGTTAAGGTTGAAGCAGATGCCAACGGTTGGGAAACATTTGTGGTTCCAGATGACATCGGTGGACGTTTCTCAGTATTGACAGCAGTTGGCTTGCTTCCAATCGCAGCATCAGGTGCAGACATCAAAGCTCTTATGGAAGGTGCGAACGCAGCTCGTAAAGACTATACTTCAGACAAGATTGCTGAAAACGAAGCATACCAATACGCAGCAGTTCGTAACATCCTTTACCGTAAAGGCTACGCTACTGAAATCTTGGTAAACTACGAGCCATCACTTCAATACTTCTCAGAATGGTGGAAACAATTGGCTGGTGAATCAGAAGGGAAAGACCAAAAAGGAATCTACCCAACTTCAGCTAACTTCTCAACTGACTTGCACTCACTTGGTCAATTTATCCAAGAAGGAACTCGTATCATGTTTGAAACAGTTGTCCGTGTTGACAAACCACGTAAGAACGTGATTATCCCTACTTTGGAAGAAGACCTTGATGGACTTGGTTACCTTCAAGGAAAAGACGTTGACTTTGTAAACAAAAAAGCTACTGATGGTGTTCTTCTTGCCCACACTGACGGTGATGTGCCAAACATGTACGTGACTCTTCCTGAGCAAGATGCCTTCACTCTTGGTTACACTATCTACTTCTTCGAATTGGCTATTGCCCTTTCAGGTTACTTGAATGCCATCAACCCATTTGACCAACCAGGTGTTGAAGCCTACAAACGTAACATGTTTGCCCTTCTTGGAAAACCAGGATTTGAAGAATTGAGCAAAGAGCTTAACGCACGTCTATAA
- the gltX gene encoding glutamate--tRNA ligase has translation MSKDIRVRYAPSPTGLLHIGNARTALFNYLYARHHGGTFIIRIEDTDRKRHVEDGERSQLENLRWLGIDWDESPETHENYRQSERLELYQKYIDQLLAEGKAYKSYVTEEELAAERERQEAAGETPRYINEYLGMSEEEKATYIAEREAAGIIPTVRLAVNESGIYKWHDMVKGDIEFEGGNIGGDWVIQKKDGYPTYNFAVVIDDHDMQISHVIRGDDHIANTPKQLMVYEALGWEAPEFGHMTLIINSETGKKLSKRDTNTLQFIEDYRKKGYLPEAVFNFIALLGWNPGGEDEIFSREELIKLFDENRLSKSPAAFDQKKLDWMSNDYIKRADLATIFEMAKPYLEEAGRLTDKSEKIVELYKPQMKSVDEIVPLTDLFFSDFPELTDAEREVMAGETVPVVLEAFKAKLEAMTDEEFVTENIFPQIKAVQKETGIKGKNLFMPIRIAVSGEMHGPELSDTIFLLGREKSIQHIENMLKEISK, from the coding sequence ATGTCAAAAGATATCCGCGTACGCTACGCACCAAGTCCAACAGGACTACTACACATCGGAAATGCCCGTACAGCATTATTCAACTACCTTTACGCACGCCATCATGGTGGAACTTTTATCATCCGTATCGAAGATACTGACCGTAAACGCCATGTTGAGGATGGAGAACGTTCACAGCTTGAAAATCTTCGCTGGTTGGGAATTGACTGGGATGAAAGTCCAGAAACTCATGAAAATTACCGCCAATCAGAGCGTTTGGAACTCTATCAAAAATACATCGACCAATTGCTAGCTGAAGGAAAAGCCTACAAATCTTACGTCACAGAAGAAGAGTTGGCAGCTGAACGCGAACGCCAAGAAGCAGCAGGTGAAACACCACGTTACATCAATGAATACCTTGGTATGAGCGAAGAAGAAAAAGCAACTTACATCGCAGAACGTGAAGCAGCCGGTATCATCCCAACTGTTCGTTTGGCTGTTAATGAATCTGGTATCTACAAATGGCATGATATGGTCAAAGGTGATATCGAGTTTGAAGGTGGCAATATCGGCGGTGACTGGGTGATTCAAAAGAAAGACGGTTACCCAACTTACAACTTTGCTGTTGTTATTGATGATCACGATATGCAGATTTCTCATGTTATCCGCGGTGATGACCACATTGCCAACACACCCAAACAGCTTATGGTTTATGAAGCTCTTGGGTGGGAAGCTCCAGAGTTCGGTCACATGACTTTGATCATCAACTCTGAAACGGGTAAAAAATTGTCTAAACGCGATACCAATACCCTTCAATTTATCGAAGATTACCGTAAGAAAGGCTATCTTCCAGAAGCTGTCTTTAACTTTATCGCTCTTCTTGGTTGGAATCCAGGTGGCGAAGATGAAATTTTCTCTCGTGAAGAACTCATTAAACTTTTCGATGAAAACCGCCTCAGCAAGTCTCCAGCAGCCTTCGACCAGAAAAAACTTGACTGGATGAGCAACGACTACATCAAGAGAGCTGATCTAGCTACTATCTTTGAAATGGCCAAACCTTACTTAGAAGAAGCAGGACGTTTGACTGACAAATCTGAAAAAATTGTAGAACTCTACAAGCCACAAATGAAATCAGTAGACGAGATTGTTCCACTGACAGATCTTTTCTTCTCAGATTTCCCAGAGTTGACAGACGCTGAGCGCGAGGTCATGGCAGGAGAAACCGTTCCGGTTGTTCTAGAAGCCTTCAAAGCGAAACTAGAAGCGATGACAGATGAAGAATTTGTGACGGAGAATATCTTCCCGCAAATTAAAGCAGTTCAAAAGGAAACAGGTATCAAGGGTAAAAATCTCTTCATGCCGATTCGTATTGCTGTATCAGGGGAAATGCATGGTCCAGAATTGTCAGACACCATTTTCTTGCTCGGACGTGAAAAGTCAATCCAGCATATCGAAAACATGCTGAAAGAAATTTCTAAATAA
- a CDS encoding cytidine deaminase family protein, whose protein sequence is MDKWEKMYEEARTLYNPHEVSDFVYANHVVAAVEAEDGQIFTGFCMEGTCGVFHLCAERAALFNMYQFSGQTKVKKILAFRDKPPYGEGSGMPCGACREFLLELNAENKEAEFMMDYKTRKTIKVAELIPYWWGEERATNWQTK, encoded by the coding sequence ATGGATAAATGGGAAAAGATGTATGAAGAAGCACGAACACTATACAATCCCCATGAAGTTTCTGACTTTGTTTATGCTAACCATGTCGTTGCCGCGGTAGAAGCGGAAGATGGTCAGATATTCACAGGATTTTGTATGGAGGGCACTTGTGGCGTTTTTCATCTCTGTGCAGAACGAGCAGCTCTCTTCAATATGTATCAATTTTCAGGACAAACTAAAGTTAAGAAAATCCTCGCCTTTCGAGATAAACCTCCCTACGGCGAAGGATCAGGTATGCCCTGTGGCGCCTGCAGAGAATTTCTCTTAGAATTGAATGCTGAAAATAAAGAAGCAGAGTTCATGATGGACTACAAAACGAGAAAAACAATCAAAGTTGCCGAATTGATCCCTTACTGGTGGGGAGAGGAACGTGCGACTAATTGGCAAACAAAATAG
- a CDS encoding gamma-glutamylcysteine synthetase, translated as MSRSVDLLKKRYLENIKEKPDLFVGVELEYPVVNLEGKVTDIEVVKELFRYLSSVLKFTVEKVDDFGNPIQLLDPVSQDTILFEVAYTTVEFAFGRAKSIQEVEERFRDYMDLVQKKLGETNHAIVGCGIHPNWDKNENCPVTYPRYQMLMNYLKLSRTVPRTDLHDYPQYGAFICGSQVQLDVSKSNYLRVINAFTQIEAAKAYLFANSVFSGADWDTKVSRDIFWEESMHGIYPENVGVNARLFKDEADFFDYLNHSAIFTAERDGETYYFYPIQARDYLDTPEIQAFALNGDEISIYPQEEDFQTHRSYQYQDLTTRGTVEFRSVCTQPLDRTFASAAFHLGLLVNLDQLEAYLQKAPFFITFGRDYKSLRRQFSKKKLTYEEESAIVEFSKGLLLLAEEGLEKRGKQEMIYLEPLKKELGL; from the coding sequence ATGTCTCGTTCGGTTGACTTGCTTAAGAAGCGCTACTTAGAAAATATAAAAGAGAAGCCTGATTTATTTGTTGGGGTTGAGCTGGAGTATCCTGTTGTAAATTTAGAGGGTAAGGTTACGGATATTGAGGTTGTTAAGGAACTGTTTCGGTATTTATCTTCTGTTCTGAAGTTTACAGTTGAGAAAGTTGATGATTTTGGAAATCCAATTCAGTTACTAGATCCGGTCAGTCAGGATACAATCTTATTTGAAGTTGCTTATACGACCGTTGAGTTTGCCTTTGGTAGGGCTAAATCCATCCAAGAGGTTGAAGAGCGTTTTAGAGACTACATGGATCTGGTTCAGAAAAAGTTGGGTGAAACAAATCATGCTATTGTTGGCTGTGGCATTCATCCCAACTGGGATAAAAATGAGAATTGTCCAGTGACTTATCCCCGCTATCAGATGTTAATGAACTATTTGAAGTTGAGCAGAACCGTTCCAAGAACGGATTTACACGATTACCCGCAATATGGTGCTTTTATTTGTGGGAGCCAAGTTCAACTGGACGTTTCAAAGTCTAACTACCTGCGTGTTATCAATGCTTTTACGCAAATTGAAGCAGCAAAAGCCTATTTGTTTGCCAATTCTGTGTTTTCGGGGGCAGACTGGGATACTAAAGTTTCAAGGGATATTTTTTGGGAAGAGTCTATGCATGGGATTTATCCGGAGAATGTAGGTGTCAATGCTAGACTCTTTAAAGATGAGGCTGATTTTTTTGACTATCTAAATCATTCTGCGATTTTTACAGCAGAGCGGGATGGTGAAACCTATTATTTTTATCCTATTCAAGCTAGGGACTATTTGGATACACCTGAAATTCAGGCATTTGCTCTTAATGGGGATGAGATATCGATCTATCCCCAAGAGGAAGATTTCCAAACCCATCGTAGTTACCAGTACCAAGACTTAACAACTCGAGGAACAGTTGAGTTTCGTAGTGTGTGTACTCAGCCGCTTGATAGGACTTTTGCTTCTGCTGCCTTTCACTTGGGATTATTAGTTAATTTAGATCAATTAGAAGCTTACTTGCAAAAGGCTCCATTTTTTATCACATTTGGTCGTGATTACAAGTCATTGAGACGGCAATTTTCTAAGAAAAAACTCACATATGAGGAAGAATCTGCAATTGTTGAGTTTTCAAAAGGCTTACTCCTTCTAGCTGAGGAAGGACTGGAGAAGAGAGGCAAGCAAGAAATGATTTACTTAGAGCCTTTGAAGAAAGAATTGGGTTTATAA
- the thrC gene encoding threonine synthase translates to MTLVYQSTRDANNTVTASQAILQGLATDGGLFTPLTYPKVDLDFEKLKDASYQEVAKLVLSAFLDDFTAEELDYCINNAYDSKFDTPAIAPLVKLDGQYNLELFHGSTIAFKDMALSILPYFMTTAAKKHGLENKIVILTATSGDTGKAAMAGFADVPGTEIIVFYPKDGVSKVQELQMTTQTGDNTHVIAIDGNFDDAQTNVKHMFNDVALREKLAANKLQFSSANSMNIGRLVPQIVYYVYAYAQLVKSGDIVAGEKVNFTVPTGNFGNILAAFYAKQIGLPVGKLICASNDNNVLTDFFKTRVYDKKREFKVTTSPSMDILVSSNLERLIFHLLGNDAVKTAELMNALSTQGQYELTDFDAAILELFAAEYATEEETSAEIKRVYQTDAYIEDPHTAVASAVYRKYQAATGDATKTVIASTASPYKFPVVAVEAVTGKAGLTDFEALAQLHDISGVAVPPAVDGLETAPVRHKTTVAAADMQAAVEAYLGL, encoded by the coding sequence ATGACATTAGTTTATCAATCAACGCGTGATGCCAATAATACAGTAACTGCCAGCCAAGCTATTTTGCAAGGTTTGGCGACGGATGGTGGTCTGTTTACACCGCTTACTTATCCAAAGGTAGATTTGGACTTTGAAAAATTGAAAGATGCTTCTTACCAGGAAGTGGCTAAGTTAGTTTTGTCAGCATTTTTAGATGACTTTACAGCAGAGGAGTTGGACTACTGTATCAACAATGCCTACGATAGCAAATTTGATACCCCAGCTATTGCGCCATTGGTGAAACTGGATGGGCAATACAACTTGGAACTCTTCCATGGTTCAACGATTGCCTTTAAGGATATGGCCTTGTCTATCTTGCCATACTTTATGACGACAGCCGCTAAAAAGCATGGTTTAGAGAACAAGATTGTCATTTTGACAGCGACATCTGGTGATACTGGAAAAGCTGCTATGGCAGGATTTGCGGATGTGCCTGGAACTGAAATTATCGTCTTTTATCCAAAGGATGGTGTCAGCAAGGTACAAGAGTTGCAAATGACTACTCAGACTGGCGACAATACTCATGTTATTGCTATTGATGGTAACTTTGATGATGCGCAAACAAATGTGAAGCACATGTTCAACGATGTAGCTCTTCGTGAAAAATTGGCAGCGAACAAGTTGCAATTTTCATCAGCTAACTCTATGAACATTGGTCGTTTGGTACCACAGATTGTTTATTATGTCTATGCTTACGCTCAGTTGGTCAAGTCTGGTGATATTGTGGCTGGAGAAAAGGTCAACTTCACAGTACCAACAGGAAACTTTGGAAATATCTTGGCTGCCTTCTATGCTAAACAAATTGGTCTGCCAGTTGGCAAATTGATCTGTGCTTCAAATGACAATAATGTTTTAACTGACTTCTTTAAAACTCGTGTTTACGACAAGAAACGTGAGTTTAAAGTAACAACTAGTCCATCTATGGATATCTTGGTATCTTCAAACTTGGAGCGTTTGATTTTCCATCTTTTGGGGAATGATGCGGTTAAGACAGCTGAACTCATGAATGCCTTGAGTACACAAGGACAATATGAATTGACAGACTTTGATGCAGCGATTCTGGAACTCTTTGCAGCTGAATATGCGACTGAGGAAGAAACCTCGGCAGAAATCAAACGTGTTTATCAAACAGATGCCTACATCGAGGATCCACATACGGCGGTTGCCTCAGCAGTTTATAGAAAATACCAAGCTGCTACTGGCGATGCGACTAAGACAGTGATTGCTTCAACAGCTAGTCCCTACAAGTTCCCAGTGGTTGCCGTAGAAGCGGTAACAGGAAAAGCAGGCTTAACTGACTTTGAAGCCTTGGCTCAATTACATGACATTTCAGGAGTGGCAGTGCCACCAGCAGTTGATGGCCTTGAAACAGCTCCTGTTCGTCACAAGACAACTGTAGCAGCTGCTGACATGCAAGCAGCGGTTGAGGCTTATCTAGGACTTTAA
- a CDS encoding MATE family efflux transporter: protein MFKKNKDILNIALPAMGENFLQMLMGMVDSYLVAHLGLIAISGVSVAGNIITIYQAIFIALGAAISSVISKSLGQKDQSKLAYHVTEALKITLLLSALLGALSIFAGQEMIGLLGTEQEVAESGGLYLSLVGGSIVLLGLMTSLGALIRATHNPRLPLYVSLLSNALNILFSSLAIFVLDMGIAGVAWGTILSRLVGLVILWSQLKLPFEKPTFGLDKELLTLALPAAGERLMMRAGDVVIIALVVSFGTEAVAGNAVGEVLTQFNYMPAFGVATATVMQVARAVGEDNWERVDDLSKQTFWLSLLLMLPLTLSVYALGTPLTHLYTTDPVAVEASVLVALFSLLGTPMATGTVIYTAVWQGLGNARLPFYATSIGMWCIRIGTAYLMGIVLGWGLPGIWAGTLLDNGFRWLFLRYRYQRYMMLKG, encoded by the coding sequence TTGTTTAAGAAAAATAAAGACATTCTTAATATTGCACTGCCAGCTATGGGCGAAAACTTTTTGCAAATGCTCATGGGCATGGTGGATAGTTACTTGGTCGCTCACTTGGGCTTAATCGCTATTTCAGGTGTTTCAGTGGCTGGCAATATTATCACCATTTACCAGGCAATTTTTATCGCTCTGGGAGCTGCTATCTCCAGTGTTATTTCAAAAAGTTTGGGGCAGAAAGATCAGTCCAAGTTGGCTTATCACGTGACAGAAGCTCTCAAGATAACCCTATTGCTGAGTGCACTTTTAGGCGCCTTATCCATCTTTGCTGGGCAAGAGATGATAGGACTTTTGGGAACTGAGCAGGAGGTGGCTGAGAGTGGTGGACTCTACCTATCTTTGGTGGGTGGATCGATTGTTCTCTTGGGCTTGATGACGAGTCTAGGTGCCTTGATTCGTGCAACGCATAATCCACGTCTGCCTCTCTATGTTAGTCTTTTATCCAATGCCTTGAATATTCTTTTTTCAAGTCTAGCTATTTTTGTCCTTGATATGGGCATAGCGGGTGTTGCTTGGGGGACTATCTTGTCTCGCTTAGTCGGTCTTGTGATTTTGTGGTCGCAATTAAAGCTGCCTTTTGAGAAACCGACTTTTGGTTTAGATAAGGAACTATTGACCTTGGCTTTGCCAGCGGCAGGAGAACGTCTCATGATGCGAGCTGGAGATGTAGTGATCATTGCCTTGGTTGTTTCTTTTGGGACGGAGGCAGTAGCGGGGAATGCAGTCGGAGAAGTCTTGACCCAGTTTAACTATATGCCTGCCTTTGGCGTCGCTACGGCGACGGTCATGCAGGTAGCTCGAGCAGTTGGAGAGGATAACTGGGAAAGAGTAGATGATTTGAGCAAGCAAACCTTTTGGCTTTCCCTGCTTCTCATGTTGCCCTTAACTCTCAGTGTCTATGCCTTGGGGACACCATTGACTCATCTCTATACGACCGATCCTGTAGCGGTTGAAGCGAGCGTTTTGGTGGCACTGTTCTCTCTACTAGGAACCCCCATGGCGACAGGGACAGTTATATATACGGCAGTTTGGCAGGGATTGGGAAATGCTCGCCTCCCCTTTTATGCGACAAGTATTGGGATGTGGTGTATCCGTATAGGGACAGCTTATCTGATGGGTATTGTTCTTGGTTGGGGCTTGCCTGGTATTTGGGCAGGAACCCTTTTGGATAATGGTTTTCGCTGGTTATTTCTACGTTACCGTTACCAGCGTTATATGATGTTGAAAGGATAG
- a CDS encoding HAD family hydrolase, whose translation MQKIAFIWDLDGTLLDSYEAILSGIEETFAQFAIPYDKEKVREFILKFSVQDLLEQVAEERKLDAEVLNQVRAQSLSEKNAQVVLMPGAREVLAWADQAGIQQFVYTHKGDNAYTILRDLGLECYFTEILTNQSGFARKPNSEAANYLLYKYQLDPEKTYYIGDRTLDVEFAQNSGIQSINFLESSYEGNHMIQELADIPRIFGAEQ comes from the coding sequence ATGCAAAAAATAGCTTTTATTTGGGATTTAGACGGGACCTTATTGGATTCTTACGAAGCGATTTTGTCAGGGATTGAGGAGACCTTTGCTCAGTTTGCTATTCCTTATGATAAGGAAAAAGTGAGAGAGTTTATCCTCAAATTTTCGGTGCAGGATTTGCTGGAGCAGGTGGCAGAAGAGCGAAAGTTGGATGCGGAAGTGCTCAATCAGGTGCGTGCCCAGAGCCTGTCTGAGAAGAATGCCCAGGTAGTTTTGATGCCAGGTGCGCGTGAAGTGCTAGCTTGGGCAGACCAAGCAGGGATTCAGCAGTTTGTCTATACTCATAAGGGAGACAATGCTTATACCATTCTAAGAGACTTGGGTTTGGAATGTTATTTTACAGAAATTCTAACTAATCAGAGTGGTTTTGCGCGTAAGCCTAATTCAGAAGCAGCTAACTATCTGCTATACAAGTATCAGCTGGATCCTGAGAAGACCTATTATATAGGGGACCGAACTTTGGATGTGGAATTTGCCCAGAATAGCGGTATTCAAAGCATCAATTTTTTAGAGTCGTCTTATGAAGGGAATCACATGATTCAAGAGTTAGCAGATATTCCTCGCATTTTTGGTGCTGAGCAATAA